From Cinclus cinclus chromosome 26, bCinCin1.1, whole genome shotgun sequence, one genomic window encodes:
- the KDF1 gene encoding keratinocyte differentiation factor 1: MLGRRSRLPPELGSPRQREQPCQEAVPLRARAARDTDVSLEVFSGSTPEIKGGRSRAQQMRDRKGRKAELKDSKGREAETITFISGTAEAPPNQSFCCSSLSQAWNTYKAVFCCIVTCGGCFQDCSVCIPYPGPAETSTDDGKNGDYNGRLPNSPTNTSPAEKNGNQIKKSSVGSSFSYPDVKLKGIPVYPNRSPNHHPESDSCCKELLEKPFRNSIEKPPLPSSHRSSEEYYSFHESDVDISELNGSMSSRQIDVLIFKKLTELFSVHQIDELAKCTSDTVFLEKTNKISDLINSITQDYNLDEQDAECRLVRGIIRISTRKSRVRPHICSQSHEERSGRGNAPDSGNETMLESMVISQDELAVQISEETPADVMARNMRRHSSAGSPTSRDSSFQDTETDSSGAPLLQVYC; encoded by the exons ATGCTGGGCCGGAGGAGCCGCCTGCCCCCCGAGCTGGGCAGCCCCCGGCAGCGcgagcagccctgccaggaggCTGTGCCCCTGAGGGCCCGGGCAGCCAGGGACACGGATGTCAGCCTGGAGGTGTTCAGTGGCTCCACGCCCGAGATCAAGGGCGGCCGCAGCAGAGCGCAGCAGATGCGGGACAGGAAGGGGCGCAAAGCCGAGCTCAAGGACTCCAAGGGCCGAGAGGCAGAGACCATCACCTTCATCTCGGGGACAGCCGAGGCTCCTCCAAACCAGAGCTTTTGCTGCTCCTCCCTGTCTCAGGCCTGGAACACGTACAAGGCAGTTTTCTGTTGCATAGTGACGTGTGGGGGCTGCTTCCAGGACTGCAGTGTCTGCATTCCCTACCCAGGGCCTGCTGAGACCTCCACAGACGATGGGAAGAACGGAGACTACAACGGGCGGCTGCCGAACAGCCCCACCAACACCTCTCCTGCTGAGAAGAACGGGAACCAGATCAAAAAGTCCAGCGTGGGAAGCAGTTTCAGTTACCCAGATGTGAAGCTGAAGGGCATCCCTGTCTATCCAAACAGGAGCCCCAACCACCACCCGGAGTCTGACTCCTGctgcaaggagctgctggagaagccCTTCAGGAACAGCATCGAGAAGCCACCGCtgcccagcagccacaggagctCAGAGGAGTATTACTCCTTCCACGAGTCGGACGTGGACATCAGCGAGCTGAACGGCTCCATGTCCAGCAGGCAGATCGACGTGCTCATCTTCAAGAAGCTCACGGAGCTCTTCAGCGTCCACCAGATCGACGAGCTGGCCAAGTGCACCTCAGACACCGTCTTCCTGGAGAAGACCAACAAGATCTCGGACCTCATCAACAGCATCACCCAGGACTACAACCTGGACGAGCAGGACGCCGAGTGCAGGCTGGTGCGGGGCATCATCCGCATCAGCACCCGCAAGAGCCGGGTCCGGCCCCACATCTGCAGCCAGAGCCACGAGGAGAGGTCGGGCCGGGGCAACGCGCCCGACAGCGGCAACGAGACCATGCTGGAGTCCATGGTCATCAGCCAGGACG agctggctgtgcagATATCGGAGGAGACGCCGGCGGATGTGATGGCCAGGAACATGAGGCGGCACAGCAGCGCAG gcTCTCCAACCAGCAGAGATTCCTCTTTCCAGGACACAGAGACTGACTCGTCTGgggctcctctgctccaggtgTACTGTTAA